The Prochlorococcus marinus XMU1404 DNA segment TTTCGTATTCTTACAACTTAGAAAAACTTTTCTTGATCAAATAAGAACAATGCCTACAGATCTACTAATTAGTAGGTCAGTTGGCTTAATTTTAGGATTACTAGTAGCGAACCTGCTTCTTGCTCCAATTCTATTAATTCCTTTCCCGAGAGAAGTATTTTTTGGAAAACCTTTAGCAGCCATCCTAAGCAATATTTTCTTTGGTGTCCTTGGATATAAGTTAGCAGATACACATGGCAGGACATTATTGAGATTATTTAATCCAAATAATACTGATGCATATCTTGTTAGTGAGGGAATACTCCCTGCTGCAAGTCCAAAAATTCTAGATACTAGTGTAATCATTGATGGAAGAATAAATGGTTTATTAAATTGCGGCTTGTTGGAGGGACAATTAATTGTTGCTCAAAGTGTAATAGATGAATTACAAACTTTAGCTGACTCAAGCAGTAATGAAAAAAGATCTAAGGGTAGAAGAGGTTTGAAGTTGTTAAAAGAATTAAGAGATTTATACGGTAGAAGACTAGTGATTAACCCAACAAAGTATGAAGGCAATGGGGTAGATGAAAAACTTTTGAAAATCACTGAAGATATGACAGGAACATTAATTACAGCCGATTATAATCTCTCCCAGATTGCAGAAGTTAAGGAATTAAAAGTTATGAATTTGAGTGATCTAGTTATTGCTCTAAGGCCAGAGGTTCAGCCAGGAGAATCCCTTAATATAAAAATCGTAAGAGAAGGCAAAGAAAAAATGCAAGGAATTGGATATCTAGATGACGGAACAATGGTTGTAATCGATGAAGCAAAAAATTTTGTAGGAAGCAGATTAGATGTTGTTATTACTGGAGCACTACAAACTCCTACTGGAAGAATGGTCTTTGGAAAACTATTAAATAATCCTGAGTCAAACAAATCTTTTAAATCACCAGCGACACAGGGCTAAATATAGCTAGAATCAAATAAATAATAATTTTGTGATACATATGACTGTATCTGCTCCTTATTACGGCGAAAACACCGTTATGAGGACTCCACCTCCTGATCTACCCTCTCTTTTACTGAAAGAGAGAATTGTTTATCTTGGTTTACCATTATTTTCAGATGATGATGCCAAAAGACAATTAGGCATGGATGTTACTGAACTAATCATTGCTCAGCTTCTTTATCTAGAGTTTGAGGATCCTGAAAAACCTATCTATTTTTATATAAACTCAACAGGGACAAGTTGGTACACTGGTGACGCAGTTGGTTTCGAAACAGAAGCCTTCGCTATCTGCGATACTATTAGCTACATCAAGCCACCAGTCCATACAATCTGTATTGGACAAGCTATGGGAACTGCTGCCGTTATCCTTTCATCTGGCACTAAGGGTCAAAGAGCTGCTCTTCCACACGCATCCATTGTTTTACATCAGCCCATAAGCGGAGCAAGAGGTCAAGCAACTGACATTCAAATAAGAGCTGAGGAAGTTTTAAAAAATAAAAAATCAATGTTAGAGATCTTATCTCGTAATACTGGTAAGACTATTAAAGAACTTTCTAAAGACTCAGATAGAATGAGTTATCTAAACCCCCAAGAAGCACTAGATTATGGAGTTATAGATAGAATACTTACGAGTCAAAAGGATTTACCAAATAAAATTTAACTTTCACAAACAAAACTTTTAAATTATGCCAATAGGAACTCCAAGCGTGCCTTACAGACTTCCAGGAAGTCAATACGAAAGATGGGTTGATATATATACAAGATTAGGTGTTGAAAGGATTCTTTTTCTAGGACAAGAAGTTAACGACGGGATCGCTAATAGTCTTGTTGCTCAAATGCTTTATCTTGATTCTGAAGATAATTCCAAACCTATTTATTTATATATAAATAGCCCTGGAGGCTCAGTGACAGCAGGTTTGGCTATATTCGACACTATCAAATACGTAAAAAGTGATGTAGTAACTATTTGTGTAGGTCTTGCAGCCTCAATGGGTGCATTCCTTTTAGCTGCTGGTACAAAAGGTAAAAGGGTTGCTTTGCCCCACAGCAGAATAATGATTCATCAACCTCTTGGAGGAACATCTCAACGTCAAGCTAGTGACATTGAAATAGAAGCCAAAGAAATTTTAAGAATTAAAGATATGTTAAATATGTCTATGGCTGATATGACAGGTCAATCATTCGAGAAAATTGAAAAAGATACTGATAGAGATTATTTTCTAAGCGCAGAAGAGGCAAAAAACTATGGCTTGATTGATAGAGTAATCACACATCCAAGCGAAGCAAATCAGTCTTAGATTTTCTAAATAATATTTTAATTTTCATTTTTAAATTAATAATTTATTGGTTTAATTACACGTTTAATGTCTAAAATACTAACTATTGAATGCTAAGAAGCCACAACTAATGACTCAACTCTTCTACGACACAGATGCAGATCTAAGCCTTTTAAATAATAAAACAATCGCGATAATTGGATACGGTTCACAAGGTCATGCACATGCCCTAAACCTCAAAGATAGTGGTATGGATGTAATTGTAGGACTATATGAAGGGAGTAAATCTGAAAGCAAAGCTATTAGCGATGGACTAGAAGTGTTTAATGTTTCTGAAGCTTGCGAAAAAGCAGACTGGATTATGATTCTCCTACCAGATGAGTTTCAGAAAGATGTTTACCTTAAAGAAATAGAACCAAACTTAAAAGAAGGAAAGATATTAAGTTTTGCTCATGGTTTCAATATAAGATTTGAACTAATCAAACCTCCTGGTTTTGTAGATGTCGTAATGATCGCGCCCAAAGGACCTGGACATACTGTTCGTTGGGAATATCAGAATGGTCAAGGCGTTCCTGCATTATTTGCAGTAGAACAGGATTTTTCTGGCAGCGCAAGATCACTAGCAATGGCTTACGCTAAAGGTATAGGAGGAACAAGAGCTGGGATACTTGAAACAAACTTCAAAGAAGAAACAGAAACTGATTTATTTGGAGAACAAGCAGTTTTATGTGGAGGTTTATCTGAACTTGTCAAATCAGGCTTCGAGACACTAGTAGAGGCAGGATATCAACCAGAACTTGCTTACTTCGAATGTCTACATGAAGTTAAACTAATTGTCGATTTAATGGTTAAGGGCGGCTTATCTCAAATGAGAGATTCCATTTCAAATACGGCAGAATATGGAGATTATGTAAGTGGAAAAAGACTTATTAATAGTGATACAAAGAAAGAAATGCAGAAAATTCTAAAAGATATTCAGGATGGAACTTTCGCTAAGAATTTTGTAGAAGAATGCGACAAAAATAAACCCTTAATGACAAAATTAAGAGAAGAGAATTCAAAACATGAAATTGAGAAAGTTGGCAAAGGTCTTCGCTCTATGTTTAGTTGGCTGAAATAAGATTATTTTTCATATTTCTTGGATCGATTGGTTTTGATTTATTAATCGGCGACCCAAGATACTTGATCCACCCTGTTCAAATAATTGGATTCTATATAAAAAAAATATCCGATTACTTTATAAATAATTTCAGGGGAAATAAAAAATTATTATTATGGGGAGGTTTCATTCTTGCACTATCCACCATTGGAATTAGTTTTAGTTTTGGGAAACTAATAGAACTTAGTTATATTCAATCCAAAAATAATTTTTTTAGTGGATTTTTAATTTTTCTTGGGCTTTCAAGTTGTCTAGCCACTAAAGGACTTATTTCAAGTGTAAAAGAGATTGCAGAGCTACTAGAAAAGAAAGAATTTGATAAGCGAAATGAAAGAATAATCAAAGAGAAAGTGCAAAGGATAGTAAGTAGGGATGTTAGCTCATCTTCGAAAGAACATCTTTTGAGATCGACTACAGAGAGTCTTACCGAAAATTCTGTTGATGGCATATTTGGACCATTATTTTGGATTTTCATTGGAATCATTTTAATGAAGTTTTCAATTTTCCTGCCTGGGCCTTTATCACTTGGTTTTACATATAAAGCGGTAAGCACTTTAGATTCAATGATTGGTTATAAATACGATTACTTTAGATATTTAGGTTTTATGAGTGCAAAAATCGAAGATGGTTTTACTTTCATACCTTCAAGATTAGTTTTAATTACATTACCTATAGTAAGTTTCAATTTTAAGGACTATTTATTAATCATTAAAAAAAGTTTTCTTGATGGTAAAAAGTATGAATCGCCTAATTCTGGAATTTCAGAGGCTGTTTTTGCATATATTGCCGGTATTAAATTAGGAGGAAAAAGTAAATATAAAAATGAAACTATTGAAAAACCAATAATCAATGAAAATGGGGCTATTTGCACAAGAAAGAAAATTAAATTAATTTGTCAACTAATATTGAAATTACAATTTTTATGGATAATTATTTTTATCTTAATTTTTTTTATAATTCCCTTTTAATTTATTAACAAATTTGTTTTAAAATATTTATAAAATATAAATTTTATGGAAGAAAAAAACTTACCAACAGAAAATCAAAATAATGATTTTACCAAGACATCAACAACAAATAATGAATACGCAAAGTGGGTAGATAACCAAGGAGGTGAAGTAAAGAATGTTTTCGGCTTTAATAGCAGTGCAGAGCTCGTGAATGGTAGAGCGGCTATGATCGGATTCCTAATGCTTATATTGACCGAGCTAGTTTTAAGTGGCAGACCTGTAACGTCTTCAATTTTTGGTATTAATTGAAAATGGTAGAAAAGAAAACTAATTCAATAAAAGTATTTTTATACATATCCGTATGGGTAATAATTTGGGGAACTCTAGGTTCACTTATAGATTATCCTCTTTATAAAAATAAAATTTATCTAGAAGGAAGCGTATATCAATTTCTCACTTTCACAATTACAGCGATAATTTCCATAGTATGCGCAAAATTTCTCTATAAAAAAATTGAGTTATAAAAACTTATACCTAAATTTTTTGATTATTTTAGCAGGTTCATTGTTTTCATTTGACTCATAAAGTATCCACTGATGTGTTTCAGTATCATGATCACAACCATAATTACTAGATAGATTATCGTAACCAAGTAGAGTTGAATGACAATATTGATCTGCTTCAAAAGCAGAGTCATAAGCTGTTAGAAAATATATCAAAAGTACAACGAGAAATAACAAAAAAAAGACCTGAAAAACTAAATTAACTACCTTCATAAGAATTTCTAAAATTTAAATATATCATCTCAAAAATTTTAATCTAAAAATACTTAACGACCAACATTAAAAACAAAGTCATGAAATTCTTGATTATTTAGATACAAGAGAACTAACAGAATTAAAATCATATTCAAACCTATTACTATTGATCCGAAAATATTTATTTGTTTTTTACCTGGTAAAGTGTAAGTAAATTTTTTGCCTTTAAGAAAAGAAGTCAACCCTTTTTTTTCTTTTTTTACATCTTTTATTTGGGTATTATTATTTACTTTATTATCAGAGAAACCTTTTACCATTGAAACTAAAATAAAAAATTTATTTTATTCCAAAAAAAGAATTTATTTAAATATTTAACAATTTTTAATCACATATGGAATCATAAATGAATTCTTCTCTTTAGAGAAATTTTTAAAAAAATAAGCTTCAATAAGTTCCGATTGCAACCCCAATAAACTAGATTGACATTTAAATTTATTTTGTTTAAAAACTGCTAATTGAAACTTCTCTATTTGGGAAACTAATTCCCTACATAATTGATTTTGCGAATTTACAATACATTCACTAGATTGCTTTAAAATCTTGGACTTTGTTGGTATTGTTTCTGCCATAAGTAAATTAGATGTTAATAAAAATTTGAGGCATAAAATTACTAAAAATTTCATTACTTATGTAAGAATGTAAATTTTGGGTTATCTTGTTAAATCTTGGTAAATTACCTAACAGTAATTTATTAAAATAAAAAAAAGATGCTCTACTAGAGCACCTTTGTTTTAAAGGAAGAATTAGATTAAAGAAAATTATCCTTGAACTCTATCCTTAAAAAGTTTACCGGCTGAGAATGTAGGCACTCTTTTAGCAGGTATTGCTATTTTTTCGCCTGTCTTAGGGTTTAATCCCTGTCTTGCAGAACGATCTCTTGGTTCAAAAGAACCAAATCCTAGTATGGAGACTTTTTTGCCTTCCACGACTGAATCAACAATAGTTTCAATAGTCGTATCAACTATTGAAGAGACAACAGTTTTTGTTTCTCCTGTTGCAGCGGACACCAGGTTTACTAAATCAGCTTTGTTCATTGAATTTTAGAGTAAAGCAGAGATTAAATAGACAAGAGTTTGAATCAAGACTAAAAACCTCGAACTTGTACATCATATGGATCAAATAGGAATCCGGCAACCGAAAATGATAGCGGCGCAAAGCTTTATACAAATTTTAGGGACATTTTTAGCTATATTTTTTTGTTTTATAGTCAATTATTTTATTGATCAATGGAATTAAATTAACATTTCCAAAATAGGCAAAACCATTGGAAATACTGAATTTAGCCTTTAAAAACCCAACTTTCCTCTTCAAAAGTAGTGAATTTTAAATGTAATGAAGTTATGAATTTGAACTATTTATTATTTTTTATTAATTTTCAGATATATTTTCTTCTCATCACATGAAAAACATAATTTGTATTTTGAAATCAAGAAAAATGTAGTTTGTAATGAGTAATCTTTATCTCTAAATCGTTTAATTAAATATCAGTTAAGATGAATGAATAACAACAACAGGTAAGAAAATTTATATTCTCCAAGATTTAATATATTTGATTAGTGAAGCCTTAAATTTGAGTTTTTTTTTTTAATTTTGCATATATTATTCAAATATCAGTAATTTAAATAAATTATCTCAATATTTAACTAATCAATGATAAAGAGAAAGTGATTCATCTCAATAAAGGCAAACCATTTCCTTTAGGGAGTTCTCTAACTTCACAAGGAGTTAATTTTTCCTTAATAGCCACAAATGCAGAATATATAGAAATCTTATTGTTTGAGAAAGACGACTCTATTTACCCAAAAAGTATATTCAAATTAGATCAGACTCATAATAAAGGTCCTTACTGGCATGCGGAAATAAAAAATCTAAATGAAGGTTGTATTTATGCTTTTAGAGTAAAACAAAAAAATAATGAAATTAATAATAACTATGAAAAAAAAGTATTACTTGATCCATGTTCGAGGGGTATTACCGGATGGGGAAGTTATAAAAGAGAAAATGCATTAAAAACGAAAGAAAATACTAATTCTTGTCTTAAAAGCGTTGTTTGCGACAGAAAATTATTTAATTTTAAGGATTATCCAAGACCGAAACATTCTTGGGAAGAAACAATTATTTATGAACTCCATATCAAAGCTTTCACTGAATCAACTGAAAAAGATGAAAGTTGTTTTAAGAAATTTTTAAAAAAAATTCCATATCTCAAAGAACTGGGTATTACAACAATTGAATTACTTCCAATTTTTTGTTTTGATCCTACTGATGCCCCAAATGGTCTAAAGAACTTTTGGGGTTATAGTCCAATCAATTGGTTTACTCCGCATTTTGAATATCTTTCGAATGAATCCGCCGAAAAGAATAGAGAGGAATTTAGAAGATTTGTAGAGGAATGTCATAAAGCAGATATTGAAGTCATCTTAGATGTTGTGTACAATCACACTTCCGAAGGTGATTCAAAAGGGCCAGCAATATCTTGGAAAGGTATAGATGAAAATCTTTATTACTTTATTGGAAAAGATAAAAATTATCAGGACGTCTCTGGATGTGGTAATACTATTGCGGCAAACAGAGGATTTGTTAGAAAACTAATAATTGAATCATTAAAATGTTGGGCGAGTGAATTAGGAGTTGATGGTTTTAGATTTGATTTGGGAATTGCCCTATCAAGAGGAGAAAATCTTTCGCCGCTTGATAATCCTCCAATTTTTGAAGACATAGAATGTGAGCCAGAACTTATTGATATCAAGTTCATAAGTGAGCCATGGGATTGTGGCGGTTTATATAAATTAGGTGATTTCCCATCTAAGAATACTTTCACTTGGAATGGTCATTTTAGAGATGACTTGCGGAGATTTTGGAAGGGGGATAAAGATACAGCTTGGAATATGAGCGATAAAATAAAAGGGACACCATCTATTTATAAAGAAGATAATATTTTCCCAAAATCAATAAATTTTATTACTTCACATGATGGATTCACTCTAAAAGATTTAGTAACTTTCAATAGAAAACATAATTTTGCGAATAGAGAACAAAATAGAGATGGTGATAACCATAACAATAGTTGGAATCATGGTATAGAGGGACCAACTACAAACTTATTAATTAATGATTTAAGGAAAAGACAACAAAAAAATCTCATTCTTAGTTTACTTATATCTAGAGGAGTTCCAATGATACTTATGGGTGATGAGATAGGAAGGTCACAAGGCGGTAACAATAATTCTTGGTGCCAAAATAATTTATTGGGCTGGATGAATTGGGAACAAGGTCAACAAGATAAGGAATTATTAGAATATTTTAAATACGTTATAAAAATCCGAAAAAAACTAATAAAAATTTTTAATCCATCATTCTTCCCTAATAGTCAATCCAATGAAAATATTCCAAGATATCATTGGCATGGAACAAAGTTAGATAGACCCGATTGGAGTAGTTGGTCTCACACAGTTGCCTTTAGCATTAACAAAGGCAGTACTAATCCGCTGGTCTGGATAGGTTTAAATGCATATTCAAAAAGTATCGATTTCTCCTTACCGAAATCTAAATATAATTGGTTAAAAGTTATTGACACTAGCATGTCTGAGATTTTTAAACCCTTAACTATTAATGAAAAATCTGTTTCAATAAAGAGTAGAAGCTCTTTATTAATCATTTCAGAAGAAGTATTTGGGACAAAAAACGATTTATTCTAAAAGCGGGCGGCGGGAATCGAACCCGCATCTTCAGCTTGGAAGGCTGAGGTTTTACCACTAAACCACGCCCGCATTAAGTAATAGAATTACCATTGCAATAATACATTATCAAACAATCAACAAAGTAAAAAGATTGGAAAATTCACACTCGAAAAAAAATATTACTAGATCAACAACAAGATTAATGTTCTCTTATGGGCTAGGAGATGCAGGCACAGGTTTAGTCGCGACGCAATTTGGTTTTTTTCTGTTCAGATTCTTTATTTCTGCTGGTTTACCAGTAATAATTGCAGGTTCATTATTAATGTTAATAAAGATATGGGACGCAGTAAATGATCCGTTAATTGGATGGTTAAGTGATCGAACCAAATCTAGATGGGGCCCTAGAATCCCTTGGATGGTAGCAGCATCTGTTCCTCTTGGTTTCTCTTTAGCTGCGATATGGTGGACACCCACTGGTTCCGTGCTAACCAAGACTATTTACTATGCCATAATTTCTATAGTCGTAATGACTGCTTATACAAGTATTAATCTTCCTTTTGCAGCTCTATCCACTGAAATTTCTGAAAAAACAGCAATAAGAACACGACTAAACGCATCTAGATTTACTGGCTCAATAATTGCAGGACTTACTGGTTTAATAATTGCTGGAGTTGTATTAGGTTCTGAAGGATCAGCAAATAATGAATATTTTTTAATGGGTAAAATAAGTGGATTTATTGCAGTTACTGCAACATTAATTTCTTGTTGGGGATTGGCTCCATTTGCAAAAAAAGCACGAAGGCCTTCAGGAAAAGTGGAAGCCATAACACTTCAATTTAAAAGAATCTTCAGAAATAAAAAATTTCTAAAAGTTATTACGCTTTATATTCTTCTCTGGTGCGCCTTACAATTGATGCAAACTGTAGCTTTAATTTATGTAGAAGATGTACTGAATGTACCAACATATATTGCGAAGTGGATCCCGATACCTTTCCAAATTAGCGCTTTAGTGGGTTTACAAATATGGACCAGAGTATCAAATAAATTGAATAGGATTTCAGCTTTGAACTATGGAGCGATGATTTGGATTCTTTCATGTACGGCAACTTTGTTTTTACCTCCTTTATATATGGTTTCAGGAGTTAGGGATAATTTATTTCTAAATTCAGGAAATATAATTTTGTTCATTCTTTTAATTTTCATAATCTGTCTTATTGGTATTGGAGCTTCAACTGCTTTTCTTATCCCTTGGTCACTACTTCCTGATGCGATAGATGAAGATCCAGAGAAGCCAGCAGGACTATATACTGCTTGGATGGTACTTATTCAGAAGATTGGAATCGCGTTTAGTGTTCAATTATTAGGATTTTTATTGTATTTATCTGGTTATCAATCATGCCTGGTTGATAAAGATGGTCTAAATATTATGGAACAATGCTACTCAGCACAATTAACTATTAGATTGTGTATTGGTTTTATACCCTCAATATTGGTAATAATTGGTCTTTTAATCATGAGAAAATGGGATCGAAAATTAATTACAAACTAATATAAAGATATGTATTACCCTAATTTTTTCAAAAGACTTCTGAGCAGCTTAATCATTGGCGGGCAAGCAATTAATTTTATCTTTAGAGGTAAAATTTCCAAAAATGATCTCTTTGACCAACTTATGGAGTCAGGTCCTGGAAGTTTGTTAATTGTATTAATTACAGGAATTGCCGCAGGTACAGTTTTTAATATACAAGTTGCATCACAACTTACCAGTATGGGGGTTTCAAGTGAAATTGGAGGTTTATTAGCAGTTGGCATGGCGAGAGAAATGGCTCCTCTTCTAACTGCTACTTTAATGACTGGAAAGGTTGCCACTGCCTATGCTGCTCAACTAGGCACTATGAAAGTCACAGAACAAATTGAGGCAATAACCATGTTAAGGACGGAACCAGTCCAATATTTGGTAGTCCCAAGGTTACTTTCGATGGTAATAATGTCTCCTATACAGTGTCTTTTATTTTTATCTGTGGCTTTATGGAGTGGACAAATTTGGAGCACAATTTTTTATAAAGTTCCTCCAATAGTTTTTTGGACATCTGTAAGATCAGGTAATGTAAGTTTAACCAGCACAGACTTAACTTCAATGTTAATAAAATCTGTGGTGTTCGGATTACTTATTTCAATCATTGCTTGTGGATATGGACTTACAACTAAAGGTGGTCCAAAAGAAGTTGGAACAAGTACAACAGGTGCAGTTGTAATGACTCTCGTTACTGTATCTTTAATGGATGTATTACTAACACAAATTTTATTTGGATGATTCTATGTTTAACACTAAATCAAAAAAAGAGGAACCAGTAATAATATCTCCATCATTTCAATTGCCAATCATTCTAATAGTTTTAAGTTTTATGCTTTTGTTTTTGAATATTGGTTCTTTGCCTACAATAGTTTTTGCTTCTTTTAGCTTTTTTTTATTACTTCAGTCATTCACCTTAAGAATAAAAATAACAAATGATGATTTTATCGTTTTACAATTAGGGAAAGAGATTAGAACTTTTCCATTCAAGAACTGGATATCATGGAAATTCTTTTTCCCTATAATCCCAGGTATTTTTTATTTTAGAGAAAAGTCCAGTCCTCATTTATTACCAATTTTATTTAATCCAAAGCAATTAAAAGATGAGCTCATAAAAAAAGTTGACTCCCTGGAGATTAAAAATTCTTAAAATTCAGACTTTGCCTAATCATCAAAATTATTTAAATGACCAATACAGAAATTTCCAACAATAATCCTGAAAAGGAATTAATAATAGATAAGTCAATTTCAAATGATAAAACCAAACAAATTAGTAAGAAAAATACAACGCAAAATAAAAAAATTACACCAAAAAACGATAAATCGACTAAATCTTTCGATGAAATTTCTAATGAAATTTTTAGAGATCTTGTTTCAAAAAAAGACTCTTTAGTTAAAGAAATAAAAGAGTTAGAAACAAAAAAAATTGAAATAGAAAAAGATATTGAGTCAAATTTCAAAGGACAGTCAGATAATATTGCTAAAAGAGTTAAAGGCTTTCAAGAGTACTTAACTGGAGCTTTGCAGAATCTTTCACAAAACGTAGAGAAACTTGAATTAGTTTCTCAACCAATAATCGTAAAGCCTTCTCCCCTTGATGAGAGAAAGCAAAACAAAAGCACAAATAATGTAGTTAATGTTCCTGCTCTTTCTGAAACATTTAAGCCAGATGAAGAGATTATAAAAAGTTGCTTTACAAATTTCACAGAACAACCTGACTTTTATGCAGAACCTTGGAAATTAAGACGGAGTCTTGATTCATCAGATATAGAAATTATGGATGATTGGTTCTTTAATATGGGCGGAAGAGGTTCTCTTGAAAGTAGAGGGTCTCGACAAAAAAATGCCTTGTTATCAGCAGGTTTAATATCTATTCTTGGCGAATTATATGGAGATCAGTTTCAGACTCTTATTTTAGCTTCGCAGCCTGAACGATTAGGTGAATGGAGAAGAATTCTTCAAGATTCACTTGGTCTCACAAGGGATGACTTTGGACCTAATAGTGGGATTGTTCTTTTTGAAAGGCCTGAAGGTGTAATAGAAAGAGCTGACAGATTAGAAGCCAATGAAGAATTACCATTTATTATTATTGATGCAGCAGAAACATCTGTTGAAATTCCAATACTTCAATTCCCATTATGGCTTGCATTCGCTGGTTCAGATAATGAAATTTACGATGATCTTGAACTAAACTAATCTTTATGAATATTTTAATAATTTTTGTAAGTTATCTCTTAGGATCTTTTCCTACTGGTTTTTTAACTGGAAAATATCTCAAAAATTTAGATCTAAGAACAATAGGCTCTGGATCTACAGGTGCCACAAATGTCTTGAGAAATGTAGGAAAATGGCCAGCACTTTTTGTTTTTATCATTGATGTTGGGAAGGGTGTTATTGCTGTAAAAATTGCTCAGCATTACACAGACCAAGGATTAATAGAAGTAATAGCAGGCATATCCGCTATCACAGGACATATATGGCCAATATGGCTTGGAGGGAAAGGAGGAAAAGCTGTTGCTACTGGACTAGGCATGTTTTTAGCCCTTTCCTGGAAAGTTGGACTTGCTTCTCTTGGGATTTTTTTAATCGTATTAGCAAAAACTAAATTTGTATCTTTATCAAGTATTTCAGCTGCGATCTTACTTCCTTTGTTTATGTTTTTTTATCTAGGTAATATTATAAATTCATACTTTTTTATTAGTTTAATTGTGGCGTTTTTAGTTATCTGGAAACATAGAACTAATATAACAAGATTGATTAAAGGAGAAGAATCTAAAATTAATCAGAATTAATAGATTTGAAAATTTCTATAAGAGCTTTATTAGGATCTAAAGCTTTGGATATTGTTCTACCAATGACCAATTTAGAAGCACCATTATCTATAGCCTCATGGGGAGTCATAATCCTATTTTGATCATCTGCACTATCGATCTTTAATCTAATGCCCGGTGTTATTAGTTCAAAATTATTTTTATAAATCGATCTCAATATTTTTACTTCCCATGGGGAGCAAACGCATCCATCTAATTCAGCATCAAAAGACAATTTCGCAAGTCTCAATACATTATCTTCAATTGAATTTTTCCTATCGAGATCAGTTTGAAAATCTTTAAGAGAAAAACTTGTTAATACAGTTATACCAACAACTAATGGAGGTTTTACATTAGCGACGGTCGCTCCTTCAAAAGATGCTTTTTTTGAATACTTAAGAGCTTTAAGACCTGCCGAAGAATGAATAGAAATTATATCAACCCCTAATTTTGAAACTTGATAACATGCTGCACTCATGGTATTTGGAATATCATGAAATTTTAAATCTAAAAATATCTTTTTATTTAAACCTTTCAAAATTTCAATAGCTCTTGGACCTTCCCTAACAAAAAGCTCTAAACCAACTTTCACCCACTTAATACTAGGACATCTTTCTAGAAGTAATTTTGCTTGATTAAGATCTAGACCATCAATTGCCAATATTATTTTATCTTCTAAATTAAATCTATTTTTCATTTA contains these protein-coding regions:
- the plsY gene encoding glycerol-3-phosphate 1-O-acyltransferase PlsY, with product MNILIIFVSYLLGSFPTGFLTGKYLKNLDLRTIGSGSTGATNVLRNVGKWPALFVFIIDVGKGVIAVKIAQHYTDQGLIEVIAGISAITGHIWPIWLGGKGGKAVATGLGMFLALSWKVGLASLGIFLIVLAKTKFVSLSSISAAILLPLFMFFYLGNIINSYFFISLIVAFLVIWKHRTNITRLIKGEESKINQN
- the pyrF gene encoding orotidine-5'-phosphate decarboxylase, coding for MKNRFNLEDKIILAIDGLDLNQAKLLLERCPSIKWVKVGLELFVREGPRAIEILKGLNKKIFLDLKFHDIPNTMSAACYQVSKLGVDIISIHSSAGLKALKYSKKASFEGATVANVKPPLVVGITVLTSFSLKDFQTDLDRKNSIEDNVLRLAKLSFDAELDGCVCSPWEVKILRSIYKNNFELITPGIRLKIDSADDQNRIMTPHEAIDNGASKLVIGRTISKALDPNKALIEIFKSINSD